The Desulfovibrio psychrotolerans nucleotide sequence AGAATGCCACACCGGCTACGGAAGCCCTGCAGAACTGTCCTGCAGCCTGACTGCCTGACTGCCTGACTGCCCGACTGGCCCGACTGGCCCGACTGCCTGTACAGGCGCACTACCTACCACTACCTACCCCTACCTAAAAAAAACGCCTTGGCAGGCACCACGCCCCTGCCGTACCCGGTCCGCGCTCCACATCCCGGACCAGCCACGCACATTGCAGCCACGCACCGGCTGGGGTATCCTTGTATCCATGCTCATCGTCAAATGCGCGGCCTGTCGCCGCAAACTTTGGAAATACCTGAAGATAGGCAAAGGCGAAGTGCTGCGCTGCCACAAGGACAGGATAACCCGCCTGTACGAGGCAGAGGAGCGCGAAGGCAAAATATACTGTCTGTGCGGCAAGCCTGTGGGCATAGACAAAGGCGGGCACTACAGCATGATACGCAACGCCTTTACCTACGCAGGCACCAAAGAACCCAAATGAACGCGCGGCAGGCTTCCTTTTCCGCAGGTGGCCCGCTTTTCGTGGGGTACTTGAAATCTTGCCGTAAAAGGCGCAATGGGATGGTGGCGTTGCACCGTTCAGGCGTTCCCCGTGCATCACGCAACGCCGCGCCACGCTCCTCAAACGCAAGCACAGGGTCACACGGCCATGCAGCATATTCTGGTAGCCACAGATAATCAGGCAGCCGCCAAAGCCATCTCCCGCAGCTTTTCCACGCAGGTGCAGCTCAGCGTGGTGCGCCACCCGGACGAGCTTAAGCCCGCCCTCGGCAAACGTACCCACGATGTCATCTTCGCAGACATAGCATGGCTGGACCCTTCGCCGGAGCGCAGCTTTGAGAGCATCCGCACAGCCCTGCGCGCGCTGTGGGTCATTGCGCCCAATCTGGAGGTTATCATCCTCACCCCGCAGGAGAATATCCGCGAAGCCGTAAAGTCTGTTCGCGCCGGGGCAGACAACTACCTCACCTACCCCGTCTCGCCGGAAGAGGCGGCCTATGTGCTGGAAAGCCTGCGCGAATCGCACATGATGCAGACCGAACTGGAATACCTGCGCTCGGCAGACAGCGGCTCTTCGCTCGCCCCCCTGCAGCAGGTGGCCAGCCCGGTCATGCAGGCCGTGTTCGATAAGGTTCGCCGCGTGGCGCAGGCAAATACCACCGTGCTGTTGCAAGGGGAAACTGGAACCGGCAAAGGTGTGCTCGCCAAGCTCATCCACGCCCAGAGCAACCGCGCCAGCGGGCCGTTCATGGGCGTGCACTGCGGTGCCATTCCCGAAACGCTGGTAGAAAGCGAACTCTTCGGCCATGAAAAAGGCGCGTTCACCGGCGCCAGCCGCCGCAAGGCAGGCCGGTTTGAGGTCGCCGCCAAGGGCACCATCTTTCTGGACGAGGTGGGCACCATCTCGCAGCCCACGCAGGTGCGCCTGCTGCAGGTATTGCAGGACAAGGTGTTCCAGCGCGTGGGCGGCGTGGCCGACATTCCCATGGAGGCACGCATCATCGCCGCCAGCAACGTGGATCTGGAAGATATGGTGCGCCGGGGCGAATTCCGCGCCGACCTGCTCTTCCGGCTTAATGTTTTTCCCATCCGCGTCCCTTCCCTGCGCGACCGGCGGGAAGATATCCCCCTGCTGGCAGAAATGTTCCTCCAGCGGCTGCGCCAGCAGCACATGAAAAAAATAGACGGCATCCACCCGGAGGTGCTGGAGGCCTTCAGCCGCTATCCGTGGCCCGGCAACATACGGGAACTGGAAAACCTGCTGGAGCGCGCCTACATTCTGGAAACCTCGCACATGCTCTCGCCGGACAACTTTCCCCCGGACCTCTTCGTGGGCGGCGCCCCCCTTGCCAACGTTTCGCTGGACCTTTCCCTGCCCCTTTCAGAGGTGCGCGACAGGGCCAAGGAGCACGCCCAGCGGCGCTACATAGAAGAAATGCTCGCCGCCTGCCGCGGGCGGGTTACCCTCACCGCGGAACGCGCGGGCATAAGCACCCGCCAGCTCAGAAAACTGCTGGGCCGCTACGGCATAGACAAGTCGCACTACAAACCGGCCAAAAGCGGAACAAAAAATGCCTCTTTATAAGAAGCGGAACAAAATATTCCGCATGGATTCCTAGACCGAATCTAGACTTCACGCCCCGTTTACGCCCCCGCCTGCCGCCTCGCCCGGAAAAGCGGAACACCATGTTCCGCACCCCTCTTTCTTACCACATAAAAAAGCACGTTATATAAACATGTTACACCCATGGCACGCCCATTGCTCATTGCGAAAATGATTGCCCGCCGCCGCTGCGCATGGCGCGGAACACGGGCCACCCGGCATACATGCGCACAAAATACAGGAGCAACCCGTGACCAGCAGCTTGGCCGAACTCGAACAGCCTCCTCTGGAGCCTCCCTCTCTATTCGGAAACACCGTTTCCGGCACCCTGCATGACCTGTCCATCCCCATCGGCGTCATGCCTCCGCTTGTCCGCGAATCCGCTCCCGCCTTTGCCGTAAGTGAGCGCTCGGAAGCCTTCCGCAGGCGCTTTTATCCCGATACAAATCTGAAGACCTGGTGCGACTGGCACTGGCAGTATGCCAACCGCATCACGTCACTGGACCAGCTTGGCCGCATGCTGCGCCTCTCGCCCGAAGAACTCGCGGCGGGAACGGGTCTTGCCGCATTGCCGCTGGCCATAACGCCCTATTTTGCAGCCCAGTTCAATCCCGATGACCCGGCAGACCCTCTGCGCCGCACCATGGTTCCCACCGTGGCCGAGCGCACCCTGAACCCCGGGGAATCGGCAGACCCCCTCGGCGAAGACGGGCACAGCCCCGTGCCCGGTCTGGTACACCGCTACCCGGACCGCGTGCTCTTTCTCGCCACAGACACCTGCGCCGCCTACTGCCGCTACTGCACCCGTTCGCGCTGCGTGGGCAAGCCCCACACGGCGGGCACGGCAGGTGCCACGCGCAAACGCTGGCCCGCTGCCATCGAATATATCAAAAATCATCCGGAAGTGCGCGATGTGCTCATCTCCGGCGGCGACCCCCTCACCATGTCGGACGCAGCGCTCGACCATCTGCTCTCGCGCCTGCGCAGCATCCCGCATGTGGAAATCATCCGCATAGGCTCCAAAGCGCCCATCGTCATGCCGCAGCGCGTTACCCCCTCGCTGCTGCGCGTGCTGCGCCGGTATCATCCGCTGCTCATGAGCATACACTGCACACACCCGGACGAGCTTACGCCCGAATCCACAGAAGCCCTGCGCCGCCTTGCCGATGCGGGCATACCGCTGGGCAGCCAGACCGTGCTGCTCAAGGGCATAAACGACAACGTCGCAGACATGAAATCGCTGCTCCACGGCCTGCTCAAAAGCCGGGTGCGCCCCTATTACCTGTACCACTGCGACCCCGTGCAGGGCACGGCGCACTTCCGCACGCCCATCTTCAAGGGTGTGGACATCATCCGCGGCCTGCGCGGTCACACCTCCGGCTACGCGGTGCCCACCTATGTGGTCGATGCCCCCGGAGGCGGCGGCAAAATCCCCCTCATGCCCGACTACGTTCAGGGCTATGACGGCGAAGACCTTGTGCTGCGCAACTATGAAGGCGGGCTTTACCGCTCCTACGACCCTGCCGCCCCCGCCGTGTGCGAACCGCACGCGGGCACGGCACAGGGAGGCGAGCCGTGCTGGTAGGCATCACCTACGACCTGAAGGCCGACTACATAGCCATGGGCTTTTCGGAAGAGGACGCGGCAGAGTTCGACAGCCCCGTGACCATTCAGGCCATTGATGACGCGCTCTGCGCCCTCGGCTTCCGCACCGAGCGCGTGGGCGCGCTGCCCATGCTGGCAGGTGCCCTGCTGCAGGGCCGCCGCTGGGACATGGTCTTCAACATCGCAGAGGGCCTTAACGGCTTCGGGCGCGAAAGTCAGGTGCCCGCCCTGCTGGACTACTACGGCATACCCTACGTGTTTTCAGACCCCATGACGCTGGGTGTATGCCTGCACAAGGGTGTGACCAAGCACGTGGTACGCGACAAGGGCGTGCCCACGGCCGATTTTGCCGTGGTGGAAACCGCAGAGGACGCAGCCCATGTGCGCCTGCCCTTCCCCCTGTTCGTCAAGCCCGTGGCAGAAGGCACGGGACTGGGCATAGGGGCCGCCTCCAAGGTGCGCAACCACGAGGAGCTTGCCGCTGCCTGCGCCCGCCTCATCGCCCGCCACAACCAGCCCGTACTGGTGGAAACCTACCTTCCGGGACGCGAGCTTACCGTGGGCATAACCGGCACGGGCAAAAACGCCCGCGCCGTTGCCGCGCTGGAAGTGGTTTTCGCGCAGACGGCAGAATCGCAGGCATACGGTTACGTGAACAAGCAGGAATTCGAAGACCGCATGGAATACCGCCTTGCCCACGATGCGGTGGGTGAGCACGCCTGCCGTGTGGCACTGGAGGCGTGGCGCGCCCTCGGCTGCCGCGATGGCGGCCGCGTGGACGTGCGGCTGGACGCGCAGGGCGTGCCCAACTTCATAGAGGTGAATCCCCTCGCGGGGCTGAATCCCGAAACCTCCGACCTGCCCATCCTGTGCTACAAAACGGGCATGACATACCGGCAGCTCATCCGTGAGATCATGGATTCGGCCCTTGCGCGCAACGGCATAGGCCACGCCATGCCTGCCGACCCCGGCCCCGGCTCGCCGCTGTGGCCCGCAGAGAATACTCCCGTGTCCGGAGCGGTGTGCGGCACGGTGCACGGCGCACAGGCCGCCACCGGCATAGCGGGCTAGCCATGCGCGTTACCGTCATACACAATGCGCTGAACGGGAACAGACCCGATCAGGAAGATACCCTCGTGCAGGCGCACGCCGTGCACGGGGCGCTGGAATCACTGGGCGTGGCATCATCCGTGCTGCCCGTTACCCTGAATCTGGAAGACGCGCGG carries:
- a CDS encoding sigma-54 dependent transcriptional regulator; protein product: MQHILVATDNQAAAKAISRSFSTQVQLSVVRHPDELKPALGKRTHDVIFADIAWLDPSPERSFESIRTALRALWVIAPNLEVIILTPQENIREAVKSVRAGADNYLTYPVSPEEAAYVLESLRESHMMQTELEYLRSADSGSSLAPLQQVASPVMQAVFDKVRRVAQANTTVLLQGETGTGKGVLAKLIHAQSNRASGPFMGVHCGAIPETLVESELFGHEKGAFTGASRRKAGRFEVAAKGTIFLDEVGTISQPTQVRLLQVLQDKVFQRVGGVADIPMEARIIAASNVDLEDMVRRGEFRADLLFRLNVFPIRVPSLRDRREDIPLLAEMFLQRLRQQHMKKIDGIHPEVLEAFSRYPWPGNIRELENLLERAYILETSHMLSPDNFPPDLFVGGAPLANVSLDLSLPLSEVRDRAKEHAQRRYIEEMLAACRGRVTLTAERAGISTRQLRKLLGRYGIDKSHYKPAKSGTKNASL
- a CDS encoding KamA family radical SAM protein, with amino-acid sequence MTSSLAELEQPPLEPPSLFGNTVSGTLHDLSIPIGVMPPLVRESAPAFAVSERSEAFRRRFYPDTNLKTWCDWHWQYANRITSLDQLGRMLRLSPEELAAGTGLAALPLAITPYFAAQFNPDDPADPLRRTMVPTVAERTLNPGESADPLGEDGHSPVPGLVHRYPDRVLFLATDTCAAYCRYCTRSRCVGKPHTAGTAGATRKRWPAAIEYIKNHPEVRDVLISGGDPLTMSDAALDHLLSRLRSIPHVEIIRIGSKAPIVMPQRVTPSLLRVLRRYHPLLMSIHCTHPDELTPESTEALRRLADAGIPLGSQTVLLKGINDNVADMKSLLHGLLKSRVRPYYLYHCDPVQGTAHFRTPIFKGVDIIRGLRGHTSGYAVPTYVVDAPGGGGKIPLMPDYVQGYDGEDLVLRNYEGGLYRSYDPAAPAVCEPHAGTAQGGEPCW
- a CDS encoding D-alanine--D-alanine ligase family protein, encoding MLVGITYDLKADYIAMGFSEEDAAEFDSPVTIQAIDDALCALGFRTERVGALPMLAGALLQGRRWDMVFNIAEGLNGFGRESQVPALLDYYGIPYVFSDPMTLGVCLHKGVTKHVVRDKGVPTADFAVVETAEDAAHVRLPFPLFVKPVAEGTGLGIGAASKVRNHEELAAACARLIARHNQPVLVETYLPGRELTVGITGTGKNARAVAALEVVFAQTAESQAYGYVNKQEFEDRMEYRLAHDAVGEHACRVALEAWRALGCRDGGRVDVRLDAQGVPNFIEVNPLAGLNPETSDLPILCYKTGMTYRQLIREIMDSALARNGIGHAMPADPGPGSPLWPAENTPVSGAVCGTVHGAQAATGIAG